CGCCATGCTGCAGCGCGCCCTGGTGGGAACGACCGAGCCCTTCACCGTGACGGAGGAGCTGGGCGCCCGCCGGGACCTGGAGTCCCTGACGTGGAAGCTGGAGCGCGACCCGTCCGAGGGCCAGGTGCTGGTGCTGAACAAGGTCGGCAGTGGCGAAGCGACGCCGCAGGAGCCCGCGCTGTTGCAGCGCACCGCCCTGGCACGCCTGCAGCGCTGGGGCATCCCCACGTCGGAGCTGGGCGCGGTGCGACAGGTGAAGTCCTTCACCCAGAGCGAGGAGAACGGGACCCTGGGAGCGCCCGAGGTCCACCGCCACAAGACCTTCGTCATGCGCGCCATCAACGGCATCCGCGTGGAGGGCCACCGCGCGGTGGTGTCCCACGGCGTGGATGGCAGCTTCCAGCGCGCGCTCATCAGCTGGCCGCCCCTGGCCCGCTCGGGCAACCTGCTCCGGACGCGGCTGACCACGGCGCAGATTGAACAGCGGGCCCGTGAGGCGCTGGCGGCCGAGGGGGAGACCGCAGGGGCCGTGCACCTCTCCTGGAAGTACGTGCCCACCCAGCTCAGCACGGGTGAGTGGGCGCTGACGCTCCAGGTGTCCGCCGTGATGCCCTCCATCACCGGCACGACGAGCACCGAGGAGCCGCGCGTCATCGACGTGGACGTGAGCGCCGTGCCCTGACGCGGGTCCGCGCAGGCTCATGAGTTGGAAGAGGCAGGCCGGAGCGGGAGGACCGCCCCGGCCTGTCGTGCTACCAGCAGGCGAAGTTGACGTTGTTGTACCGGACCGACGCGGTGCTGAAGACCAGGGTGCGCATGTCCCCCTGGGCGAAGCCGCTCTCGCCGCAGGCGCAGGTCGTCCCCGTCCCGGTGCACGACGTCCAGTTCGTGGTCACGTCGCCCGAGTCCACGCGGTACTCGGCATTGAAGACCGCCTTGTTGTTGTTCGCGAACCAGGTCTTGTAGGCGCCACACTCGTTGTACTTCTGGCACTGCTCGTTGATGGCGAAGTCGAACGAGGCGGCCAGCGCGGGGATCTGGTCGACGTCGTTCTTGAGCGCGATGCTCAGACACAGGGAGTGGGCGGTGTCGGCGAGCCAGCGGTTGTAGTCGAGCTGGTTCGTCGCCGTGAGGCCCCAGCAGGCCTGGTCGGTGCAGTTGATGTCGTCATCGTGCGAGTAGCCGTCGATGTTGTCCGGCTCCACCGCATCGCAGCCCTTGTTCTTCGCCAGTTGCATGCGGGACGCCATCACCGTCCGCACCGCCGGCTTGCGGTGGTCCAGCCACCACTCACAGCCGCCGCCGCTCTCGCACCACTCCCCCATGATGTGGATGGACTGATCACAGTCCTCCCCGGGGCTGCAGTAGGTGTCCTGCGGGAACTGGTTCGCGTCCTCCCGCCAGTCCTCGAAGGATCCCGCGCTGAAGTAGCAGACCACCTTCTTGCCGGCGTTCTTGTACTCCTGGATCTTCGTGGCCGAGGTGTTGAAAAGGTCGACGACGTAGACCTGGGCGTTGAGGTTCGTGGGGAGGGAGCTGTTCTCCAGGTCCCACATCCAGGTGGTGCCCTTGGGGAAGGTGGCCCGGGTGCAGGCCCCGCCCTGGCCACAGAC
Above is a window of Corallococcus soli DNA encoding:
- a CDS encoding endo alpha-1,4 polygalactosaminidase, with the protein product MSLEVEDAQEPAAQQQALTGTQVIDFTSASTLANTDASGKSGGMTVLKTNSTACTVGVYADCYAQYIEFSPTYTGYLSFNLSSVTQAAPTPAQVTQLQLLTKYQGPGVATSYYQWQLYRFTTSTWVNIASSQGRGDWVWTPALTLSLPGTETASSFVSSTGEIRARLVKGAGADAAQLDSLRLQVSWDVPTTCTAESNAAFCSRLGAACGQVSGTDNCGQARTVSNCGDCQSPATCGGGGTPNVCGQGGACTRATFPKGTTWMWDLENSSLPTNLNAQVYVVDLFNTSATKIQEYKNAGKKVVCYFSAGSFEDWREDANQFPQDTYCSPGEDCDQSIHIMGEWCESGGGCEWWLDHRKPAVRTVMASRMQLAKNKGCDAVEPDNIDGYSHDDDINCTDQACWGLTATNQLDYNRWLADTAHSLCLSIALKNDVDQIPALAASFDFAINEQCQKYNECGAYKTWFANNNKAVFNAEYRVDSGDVTTNWTSCTGTGTTCACGESGFAQGDMRTLVFSTASVRYNNVNFACW